The following are encoded together in the Streptomyces tsukubensis genome:
- a CDS encoding serine/threonine-protein kinase has protein sequence MDMAMMRLRREDPRVVGSFRLHRRLGAGGMGVVYLGSDRRGQRVALKVIRPDLAEDQEFRSRFAREVSAARRIRGGCTARLVAADLEAERPWFATQYVPGPSLHDKVADDGPLAASDVAAVGAALSEGLVAVHEAGVVHRDLKPSNILLSPKGPRIIDFGIAWATGASTLTHVGTAVGSPGFLAPEQVRGAAVTPATDVFALGATLAYAATADSPFGQGSSEVMLYRVVHEEAQLRGVPDSLAPLVRACLAKDPEERPSTLQLSLRLKEIAAREGQGLTEPRPPAQRGDPDRPTGRLAEQYAEQQTQRRPQITPPPRSTAGQAAPSSRPGSRPSAARGTGRSGPHPHTGNGKNSGTRKTGRPGGATGAGGRPAARGGSGRPAPRKAWAARRPANPRLLRQRLTVFVVVTLLVALGIAAAQGCQGPSNGMGKEPSRVSHAARLPSHGGTGPVGTYPYAYSYPGVSGRQV, from the coding sequence ATGGACATGGCGATGATGCGGCTCCGGCGCGAGGACCCGCGTGTCGTCGGCTCGTTCAGGCTTCACAGACGACTCGGCGCGGGCGGGATGGGCGTCGTATATCTGGGCTCCGACCGGCGCGGCCAGCGGGTCGCGCTCAAGGTGATCCGGCCGGACCTGGCCGAGGACCAGGAATTCAGGTCGCGGTTCGCGCGCGAGGTGTCCGCGGCCCGCCGGATCAGGGGCGGGTGCACGGCCAGGCTGGTCGCCGCCGATCTGGAGGCGGAGCGTCCGTGGTTCGCCACGCAGTACGTGCCCGGCCCCTCGCTGCACGACAAGGTGGCCGACGACGGCCCTCTCGCGGCCTCCGATGTCGCGGCCGTCGGCGCGGCCCTCTCCGAGGGACTGGTCGCCGTGCACGAGGCGGGTGTCGTCCACCGGGACCTCAAGCCGTCGAACATCCTGCTCTCTCCCAAGGGCCCGCGGATCATCGACTTCGGCATCGCCTGGGCGACGGGGGCGAGCACGCTCACCCACGTCGGTACGGCGGTGGGCTCCCCCGGCTTCCTCGCCCCCGAGCAGGTGCGGGGGGCCGCCGTCACGCCCGCCACGGACGTCTTCGCGCTCGGTGCCACTCTGGCGTACGCGGCCACGGCCGACTCGCCCTTCGGGCAGGGCAGTTCCGAGGTCATGCTCTACCGGGTGGTGCACGAGGAAGCGCAGTTGCGCGGTGTGCCCGACTCACTCGCGCCTCTGGTGCGGGCCTGCCTCGCCAAGGATCCGGAGGAACGTCCCAGCACGCTCCAGCTGTCGCTGCGGCTGAAGGAGATCGCGGCCCGTGAGGGGCAGGGCCTCACCGAGCCGCGTCCGCCCGCGCAGCGCGGTGACCCGGACCGGCCGACCGGACGACTCGCCGAGCAGTACGCGGAGCAGCAGACCCAGCGGCGCCCGCAGATCACTCCCCCGCCGCGTTCCACGGCCGGTCAGGCCGCTCCGTCGTCCCGGCCGGGCTCAAGGCCGAGCGCCGCGCGGGGAACCGGGCGTTCCGGTCCGCACCCGCACACCGGGAACGGCAAGAACAGCGGCACGCGCAAGACCGGCCGTCCCGGTGGCGCGACCGGGGCAGGAGGCCGGCCTGCCGCGCGGGGCGGCTCGGGCAGGCCAGCGCCCCGCAAGGCCTGGGCCGCACGGCGACCTGCCAACCCTCGACTGCTGCGTCAGCGGCTCACCGTCTTCGTGGTGGTGACGCTGCTCGTGGCGCTCGGCATCGCCGCGGCGCAGGGCTGCCAGGGCCCCTCGAACGGTATGGGCAAGGAGCCGTCGCGCGTCTCGCACGCGGCGCGCCTTCCCTCGCACGGCGGTACGGGGCCGGTCGGCACGTACCCGTACGCGTACTCGTATCCGGGTGTGTCGGGCCGTCAGGTCTGA
- a CDS encoding TrmH family RNA methyltransferase: MAELQRVDDPDDPGLHDYTGLTDVELRRRREPEEGLFIAEGEKVIRRALRAGYAMRSMLLTEKWTEVMRDVIEETAAPVHLAEPAVAERITGYHVHRGALASMHREPLPPLHSLLTDVHRSAAVPRRNTPMDEDTADEPSAPEAGRRPVRRVAVFEDIVDHANMGAAFRNAAALGVDAVLLTPRCADPLYRRSVKVSMGAVFHVPWTRLDSWPGDMEILRSEGFTVVALCLSDRAITLDELAARDEKKLALVFGTEGDGLARGTLAAADEHVRIPMGAGVDSLNVAAASAVAFYATRPTG, encoded by the coding sequence GTGGCTGAACTCCAGCGCGTCGACGACCCGGACGATCCCGGGCTGCACGACTACACCGGCCTCACCGACGTGGAACTGCGCCGCCGCCGCGAGCCCGAGGAGGGCCTCTTCATCGCCGAGGGCGAGAAGGTCATCCGCCGGGCCCTCCGGGCGGGCTACGCGATGCGCTCGATGCTGCTCACCGAGAAGTGGACCGAGGTGATGCGCGATGTCATCGAGGAGACAGCGGCCCCGGTCCATCTCGCCGAGCCCGCTGTCGCGGAGCGGATCACCGGCTACCACGTGCACCGGGGCGCCCTCGCCTCCATGCACCGTGAGCCCCTGCCGCCGTTGCACTCCCTCCTCACGGACGTGCACAGGAGTGCGGCGGTGCCCCGGCGGAACACCCCGATGGACGAGGACACGGCCGATGAGCCGTCCGCACCCGAAGCGGGGAGGCGCCCCGTGCGGCGCGTGGCGGTGTTCGAGGACATCGTCGACCACGCCAACATGGGGGCCGCCTTCAGGAACGCGGCGGCCCTCGGTGTCGACGCCGTCCTGCTGACGCCCCGCTGCGCCGACCCGCTCTACCGGCGGTCCGTGAAGGTCTCCATGGGAGCCGTCTTCCACGTGCCGTGGACCCGCCTCGACTCCTGGCCTGGGGATATGGAGATCCTGAGGTCCGAGGGGTTCACGGTCGTCGCGCTCTGCCTCAGCGACCGGGCGATCACCCTCGACGAACTGGCCGCACGCGACGAGAAGAAGCTCGCCCTGGTCTTCGGCACGGAAGGCGACGGCCTGGCGCGGGGAACCCTCGCCGCCGCCGACGAACACGTCCGTATCCCCATGGGCGCGGGCGTGGACTCCCTGAATGTGGCGGCGGCCTCAGCGGTGGCGTTCTACGCGACCCGGCCGACGGGCTGA
- the cobA gene encoding uroporphyrinogen-III C-methyltransferase, which translates to MAVPADHPAYPVGLRLAGRRVVVLGGGQVAQRRLPALIAAGADIVLVSPTATPSVEAMAEAGEIRWERRPYARGDLADAWYALVATPDARANAAASAEAEQYRVWCVRSDDADRATAWTPATGRSEGVTVAVLTSAAGGRDPRRTAAIRDAVVAGLSDGTLVAPHHRERTAGVALVGGGPGDPDLITVRGRRLLAEADVVIADRLGPRDLLAELPPHVEVIDAAKIPYGRFMAQEAINNALIEHAKAGKAVVRLKGGDPFVFGRGMEEAQALAEAGIACTVVPGISSSISVPGAAGIPVTHRGVAHEFTVVSGHVAPDDPRSLVDWSALGALRGTLVVLMGVDKIGAIADALIRHGKAPSTPVALVQEGTTAAQRRVDATLETVAATARAEDVRPPAVVVIGDVVGVGEHH; encoded by the coding sequence ATGGCCGTCCCCGCCGACCACCCCGCCTACCCCGTCGGACTCCGCCTCGCCGGACGGCGGGTCGTCGTACTCGGCGGTGGCCAGGTGGCGCAGCGCAGGCTGCCCGCGCTGATCGCGGCGGGAGCGGACATCGTGCTCGTCTCGCCCACCGCGACCCCGTCCGTAGAGGCGATGGCCGAGGCCGGGGAGATCCGCTGGGAGCGGCGCCCCTACGCTCGGGGAGACCTGGCGGACGCGTGGTACGCGCTGGTCGCGACCCCCGACGCACGGGCCAACGCCGCCGCGTCCGCCGAGGCGGAGCAGTACCGCGTCTGGTGCGTGCGCAGCGACGACGCGGACCGGGCCACCGCGTGGACCCCCGCCACCGGACGCAGCGAAGGCGTCACCGTCGCTGTCCTCACCAGTGCGGCCGGCGGCCGCGACCCCCGTCGCACGGCGGCCATCAGGGACGCCGTCGTGGCCGGGCTGAGTGACGGGACCCTCGTCGCACCGCACCACAGGGAGCGGACCGCGGGGGTCGCCCTCGTCGGCGGCGGCCCCGGCGACCCCGACCTGATCACCGTGCGAGGCCGCAGGCTCCTCGCCGAGGCCGACGTGGTCATCGCCGACCGGCTCGGCCCCCGCGACCTGCTCGCGGAACTTCCGCCGCACGTCGAGGTCATCGACGCGGCGAAGATCCCCTACGGCCGTTTCATGGCCCAGGAGGCCATCAACAACGCCCTCATCGAGCACGCGAAGGCGGGCAAGGCCGTCGTACGGCTCAAGGGCGGTGACCCGTTCGTCTTCGGCCGGGGGATGGAAGAGGCCCAGGCACTGGCGGAGGCGGGTATCGCGTGCACGGTCGTGCCGGGTATCTCCAGTTCGATCAGCGTCCCTGGCGCGGCGGGCATCCCGGTCACCCACCGAGGCGTCGCCCATGAGTTCACCGTGGTCAGCGGGCATGTGGCACCCGACGACCCGCGCTCACTCGTCGACTGGTCGGCGCTCGGTGCCCTGCGCGGCACCCTCGTCGTCCTCATGGGCGTCGACAAGATCGGCGCGATAGCCGACGCGCTCATCCGGCACGGCAAAGCACCGAGTACCCCGGTCGCCCTCGTGCAGGAGGGCACCACGGCGGCCCAGCGCCGCGTGGACGCCACCCTGGAGACGGTCGCGGCGACCGCGCGGGCCGAGGACGTCCGCCCGCCGGCTGTCGTCGTCATCGGCGACGTGGTCGGCGTCGGCGAGCACCACTGA
- a CDS encoding dihydrofolate reductase family protein, which translates to MRLTLTTFLTLDGVYQGPGGPDEDPEGGFTSGGWSVPYGDQDFGAFATAVFDRADAFLLGRRTYDIFAAHWPKVTDPADPIASRLNSLPKYVATTGEELPEWTGTTRLGRNTEAEVATLKARPGRELQIHGSGALAASLLAAGLVDSLNLLVFPVAVGAGKRLFTGTTLPTAFRLQQSTTTSRGVVISTYEREGAPTFGSYALTEE; encoded by the coding sequence ATGAGACTCACCCTCACCACCTTCCTGACACTCGACGGTGTGTATCAGGGGCCCGGCGGACCCGACGAGGACCCCGAGGGGGGCTTCACTTCGGGCGGCTGGTCGGTGCCCTACGGTGATCAGGACTTCGGCGCTTTCGCGACAGCCGTCTTCGACCGGGCCGACGCGTTCCTGCTCGGCCGCAGGACGTACGACATCTTCGCCGCGCACTGGCCCAAGGTCACCGATCCCGCCGACCCGATCGCCTCCCGGCTGAACTCCCTGCCGAAGTACGTCGCCACGACCGGCGAGGAACTGCCCGAATGGACCGGCACGACCAGGCTCGGCAGGAACACGGAGGCCGAGGTGGCGACGTTGAAGGCACGCCCCGGCAGAGAGCTCCAGATCCACGGCAGCGGAGCCCTAGCCGCCAGCCTGCTCGCCGCCGGTCTCGTGGACAGCCTCAACCTGCTCGTCTTCCCGGTCGCCGTCGGCGCGGGAAAGCGGCTCTTCACCGGCACGACCCTGCCCACCGCCTTCCGGCTCCAGCAGAGCACGACCACATCCAGGGGCGTCGTGATCAGTACCTACGAGCGCGAGGGCGCACCCACGTTCGGCAGCTACGCCCTGACAGAGGAGTAG
- the cobT gene encoding nicotinate-nucleotide--dimethylbenzimidazole phosphoribosyltransferase — translation MTDTGRIPGEGLPENAGVVDRPGAAAPGTYTYLDPSENAPEPPADDDDLLFMPGGQGAWTEAQPVMAASAQQSGPVPSVPSPGHAPAHTPPAASYEQSAPGHDGTGAYSQVGAKDRAGAYDEADEGSAPRSATEAAAHVPGPHETDGRDSGSVDLTAVRAPAPQPAPARRPLHMGPPLPDMTASPVRSLADRGPAGAPQQMRTPAMPAAARQTAAAPAPGPEYFDAPSGGTDALPGPQLGEIPPQGGVPWGATRQGPDTSAADEPSADAAAVPGAAVPEGAVRATSVPAETVAPDVTGAPEASDPSADGTSSASASDSDRRLTEGAPGEAAQDPGAIPGDPAVQAVAAHTAVEATVPEASEVPLEAGFNPTVVAPGSAPEGQFVRVAGEVPTGPRPGVTEPVAGAAAPDTDGLVTPVGQDPSEAGEQRPAPEATVAGATPVEAESVAAESVPAQPHPAEAAPAEAVPAQSPVPSGPSAPGAEPVAAEAEVPSDAAPTVTQAAEAAQAPVAPEVPGAPGSPDAREAAEATPEALQPQEAAEPATENVVTPSVAEATPTGEAADPETTAVATSTAEATPVEPATSEPATSEPATPESAASEPVAPESAPAEPLVAAPAAETGAAEAPVQGAVLDQAPTVPAEPSGVAPLADSATILPGAPGPAPAWPAPTTSGAPSPQPTVPAPAAPFEPIAMASHLAPTQEDTAAEAVPSQPVPLRPTPPGVAPTTGDHPATEAASTAPDTDTTGPAGTEVQALTDDADEPAAPVTASPATEAPASSATAPEGTRPEEGTAQAPEPAQDQVQDRAEDLAAEDQDETGPAVALTPAAPGYAEAEREAVLRVMRERRDIRNGFRPDPIPHDVLLRVLEAAHTAPSVGHSQPWDFVVIRSADTRRAMHELAVRQRDAYAKSLPKGRAKQFKQMKIEAILDTPVNIVVTADPTRGGRHTLGRHTQPQMAPYSSALAVENLWLAARAEGLGVGWVSFFDEREMVRELGLPEHLEVVAYLCVGYVDEFPDEPELMQAGWSKRRPLSWVVHEETYGRRALPGEAPHDLLAETISNIRPLDAKALGEAWERQKRMTKPSGALGMLEIISAQLSGLSRMCPPPIPEPASVAIFAGDHGVHAQGVTAWPQEVTAQMVANFLGGGAVCNAFANQVGAEVCIVDVGVASDLPATPGLLPRKVRAGTADMTQGPALTREEVQSAIEVGIETARDLVAAGNKALITGEMGIANTTASAALISVFTDTDPAEVTGRGTGINDEMHAHKIDVIRRALDLHRPDRSDPIGVLAAVGGLEHAAMVGLLLGGASLRTPVILDGVSAGASALAARAIAPEVLAACIAGHRSAEPGHVAALNTLGLRPLVDLDLRLGEGTGALLALPIVQSAARAMHEVATFDSAGVTEK, via the coding sequence ATGACCGACACCGGCCGGATCCCGGGCGAGGGATTGCCGGAGAACGCAGGCGTGGTGGACCGGCCGGGCGCTGCCGCACCCGGTACGTACACCTACCTCGACCCCTCCGAGAACGCACCCGAACCACCGGCGGACGACGACGACCTGCTGTTCATGCCGGGCGGCCAGGGCGCGTGGACCGAGGCGCAGCCCGTGATGGCCGCCTCCGCGCAGCAGTCGGGCCCGGTCCCATCGGTGCCGTCGCCCGGCCACGCCCCGGCCCACACACCCCCGGCCGCGTCCTACGAGCAGTCGGCCCCCGGACATGACGGGACGGGTGCGTACAGCCAGGTTGGCGCCAAGGACCGGGCGGGCGCGTACGACGAGGCGGACGAGGGGAGTGCCCCCCGGAGCGCCACCGAGGCGGCGGCCCACGTACCCGGCCCGCACGAGACCGACGGGCGCGACAGCGGCTCCGTGGACCTGACGGCCGTCCGTGCCCCCGCGCCCCAGCCCGCCCCCGCGCGCCGGCCCCTGCACATGGGCCCGCCGCTGCCCGACATGACCGCGAGCCCCGTGCGTTCGCTCGCCGACCGGGGCCCGGCCGGCGCCCCGCAGCAGATGCGGACCCCCGCGATGCCCGCGGCCGCCAGGCAGACCGCCGCCGCGCCCGCGCCGGGACCCGAGTACTTCGACGCGCCCTCCGGGGGCACCGACGCGCTCCCCGGTCCCCAACTCGGCGAGATCCCGCCGCAGGGCGGTGTCCCTTGGGGCGCCACCCGGCAGGGCCCCGATACGTCAGCAGCCGATGAGCCGTCAGCCGATGCGGCCGCCGTGCCGGGTGCCGCCGTACCGGAGGGGGCCGTGCGGGCAACTTCCGTACCGGCAGAAACGGTCGCCCCGGACGTCACGGGGGCACCAGAGGCCTCGGACCCTTCGGCGGACGGCACCTCGTCCGCCTCCGCCTCCGACTCCGACCGGCGATTGACCGAGGGGGCACCGGGGGAGGCGGCTCAGGATCCCGGAGCGATTCCCGGGGACCCCGCCGTACAAGCCGTCGCCGCACACACCGCTGTAGAGGCCACGGTGCCGGAGGCGTCGGAGGTGCCCTTGGAGGCGGGCTTCAACCCGACCGTCGTGGCGCCTGGTTCCGCCCCCGAGGGGCAGTTCGTACGGGTCGCGGGCGAGGTTCCGACCGGCCCGCGCCCCGGGGTGACCGAGCCGGTCGCCGGGGCCGCGGCCCCGGACACCGACGGCCTGGTCACGCCCGTTGGCCAGGACCCGTCCGAGGCCGGTGAGCAACGGCCCGCGCCGGAGGCGACCGTTGCGGGGGCGACGCCCGTCGAGGCGGAGTCCGTCGCGGCGGAGTCCGTCCCCGCGCAGCCACATCCAGCGGAGGCCGCCCCAGCCGAGGCCGTGCCCGCGCAGAGCCCCGTTCCCTCGGGTCCCTCGGCCCCCGGAGCGGAGCCCGTCGCGGCGGAGGCGGAAGTTCCGTCGGATGCGGCGCCGACCGTGACGCAGGCCGCGGAAGCCGCCCAGGCCCCGGTGGCCCCGGAAGTTCCCGGGGCCCCTGGCTCGCCTGACGCACGGGAAGCCGCCGAGGCCACCCCGGAAGCCCTCCAGCCCCAGGAAGCCGCTGAGCCCGCCACGGAGAACGTGGTGACCCCGTCTGTGGCCGAGGCCACGCCGACAGGTGAAGCCGCCGACCCGGAGACGACGGCCGTAGCCACCTCGACGGCAGAAGCCACCCCGGTGGAACCGGCCACATCTGAGCCCGCCACATCTGAGCCCGCGACACCGGAATCCGCCGCATCCGAGCCCGTCGCACCGGAATCCGCCCCGGCGGAGCCCTTGGTAGCGGCCCCCGCCGCCGAGACGGGCGCCGCCGAGGCCCCCGTCCAGGGAGCCGTACTCGATCAAGCGCCCACGGTCCCCGCGGAGCCCTCCGGCGTCGCGCCCTTGGCAGACAGCGCGACGATCCTGCCGGGAGCCCCGGGACCGGCGCCCGCCTGGCCCGCGCCGACGACCTCAGGCGCCCCGTCACCCCAGCCCACCGTCCCGGCGCCCGCCGCCCCGTTCGAACCGATCGCCATGGCCTCTCACCTCGCCCCGACGCAGGAGGACACCGCCGCCGAAGCGGTGCCTTCCCAGCCCGTCCCCCTCCGGCCCACCCCGCCCGGCGTCGCGCCGACGACGGGAGACCACCCCGCGACCGAGGCGGCATCCACGGCCCCCGACACCGACACGACCGGCCCGGCCGGGACAGAGGTCCAGGCGCTCACCGACGACGCGGACGAGCCCGCCGCACCGGTGACCGCGTCACCGGCGACCGAGGCCCCGGCGAGCAGCGCCACCGCTCCCGAAGGCACCAGGCCGGAAGAGGGAACGGCCCAGGCACCGGAGCCGGCCCAGGATCAGGTGCAGGACCGCGCCGAAGACCTGGCGGCCGAGGACCAGGACGAGACCGGGCCCGCCGTCGCCCTGACGCCCGCCGCCCCGGGGTACGCCGAGGCGGAGCGCGAGGCGGTGCTCCGTGTGATGCGCGAACGCCGCGACATCCGCAACGGTTTTCGCCCCGACCCCATCCCCCACGACGTCCTGCTGCGGGTACTGGAGGCGGCGCACACCGCGCCGAGCGTCGGGCACTCGCAGCCCTGGGACTTCGTCGTCATCCGCTCGGCCGACACCCGGCGCGCCATGCACGAACTGGCCGTACGCCAGCGTGACGCCTACGCCAAGTCCCTGCCCAAGGGGCGGGCGAAGCAGTTCAAGCAGATGAAGATCGAGGCCATACTCGACACCCCGGTCAACATCGTCGTCACCGCCGACCCCACCAGGGGCGGCAGGCACACACTCGGCAGGCACACCCAGCCGCAGATGGCCCCCTACTCCTCGGCGCTCGCCGTCGAGAATCTGTGGCTGGCCGCACGGGCGGAAGGGCTCGGCGTCGGCTGGGTCAGCTTCTTCGACGAGCGGGAAATGGTCCGAGAGCTCGGACTGCCCGAGCACCTGGAGGTCGTCGCCTACTTGTGCGTGGGCTACGTGGACGAGTTCCCCGACGAGCCCGAGCTGATGCAGGCGGGCTGGTCCAAACGCAGGCCGCTCTCCTGGGTCGTGCACGAGGAGACGTACGGCAGGCGCGCCCTGCCCGGTGAGGCCCCGCACGATCTGCTGGCCGAGACGATCTCCAACATCCGCCCGCTGGACGCCAAGGCGCTCGGTGAGGCATGGGAGCGCCAGAAGCGCATGACGAAGCCTTCGGGCGCGCTCGGGATGCTGGAGATCATCTCCGCGCAGCTCAGCGGGTTGTCGCGGATGTGTCCTCCGCCGATCCCTGAGCCCGCCTCCGTCGCGATCTTCGCGGGTGACCACGGGGTGCACGCCCAGGGGGTCACCGCCTGGCCCCAGGAGGTGACGGCGCAGATGGTCGCCAACTTCCTCGGCGGCGGAGCGGTCTGCAACGCCTTCGCCAACCAGGTGGGCGCCGAGGTCTGCATCGTCGATGTCGGTGTGGCCTCCGACCTCCCCGCCACCCCCGGCCTGCTGCCCCGCAAGGTCAGGGCAGGCACCGCGGACATGACCCAGGGTCCCGCGCTGACCCGTGAGGAGGTCCAGTCCGCCATCGAGGTGGGTATCGAGACCGCCCGCGATCTGGTGGCGGCGGGGAACAAGGCGCTGATCACCGGTGAGATGGGCATCGCCAACACCACCGCGTCGGCCGCGCTGATCTCCGTCTTCACCGACACCGACCCGGCGGAGGTCACCGGCAGGGGTACCGGCATCAACGACGAGATGCACGCCCACAAGATCGATGTCATCCGCCGCGCCCTGGACCTCCACAGGCCCGACAGGAGCGACCCCATCGGCGTACTCGCGGCCGTCGGCGGTCTTGAGCACGCGGCCATGGTCGGCCTGCTGCTCGGCGGGGCCTCGCTGCGTACCCCGGTGATCCTCGACGGCGTCAGCGCGGGCGCGTCGGCTCTGGCGGCCCGAGCCATCGCCCCCGAGGTCCTCGCCGCCTGCATCGCGGGGCACCGCAGCGCGGAACCCGGCCATGTCGCGGCTCTGAACACACTGGGGCTGCGCCCGCTGGTCGATCTGGACCTGCGCCTCGGTGAGGGCACGGGCGCCCTGCTGGCGCTGCCCATCGTGCAGAGCGCCGCCCGCGCCATGCACGAGGTGGCGACCTTCGACTCGGCGGGGGTCACCGAGAAGTAG
- the cbiE gene encoding precorrin-6y C5,15-methyltransferase (decarboxylating) subunit CbiE encodes MADRVTVIGWDGSPLTDAARSALGAATLVAGAGHHLALPEVPPHAERIRLGSTELAARRIAGHRGTAVVLADGDPGFFGVVRTLRDPEHGLEVEVVPAVSSVAAAFARAGMPWDDAQVVVAHPRTLRRAVNVCRAHTKVAVLTSPGAGPAELGLLLEGVHRTFVICEQLGTENERMTVVTSDRAADHAWRDPNVVIVIGGPVTSGDTGWIAGRNPGRSPRGWALPAVEYGGELHEGETDRVRATQLARLGPRVGDLVWDIGSGSGAFAAEAARFGAAVIAVDQDADACGRTAAAGRRFGVQLHILHGSAPHILEDLPEPDVVRVGGGGAPVVSAVADRRPERIVAHAATRDEAELIGRDLTEHGYAVECALLQSVELDTRAWTERERTVAFVLSGQLLDRAP; translated from the coding sequence ATGGCCGACCGGGTCACGGTGATCGGCTGGGACGGTTCGCCGCTGACCGACGCGGCACGCTCCGCACTGGGCGCCGCCACACTCGTGGCAGGCGCGGGACACCACCTGGCCTTGCCCGAGGTGCCCCCGCACGCGGAGCGCATCAGGCTCGGCAGCACAGAACTGGCCGCCCGCAGGATCGCGGGCCACCGAGGCACCGCCGTCGTCCTCGCCGACGGCGACCCCGGTTTCTTCGGCGTCGTCCGCACCCTGCGCGACCCCGAACACGGCCTGGAGGTCGAGGTCGTCCCCGCGGTCTCCTCGGTGGCCGCTGCCTTCGCCCGCGCCGGAATGCCGTGGGACGACGCCCAGGTCGTCGTCGCCCACCCCCGCACCTTGCGGCGCGCGGTGAACGTCTGCCGCGCCCACACGAAAGTAGCCGTCCTCACCTCACCGGGAGCGGGACCCGCGGAACTCGGTCTTCTTCTCGAAGGCGTCCACCGTACTTTCGTCATCTGCGAGCAACTCGGCACGGAGAACGAGCGGATGACCGTCGTGACCTCCGACCGCGCGGCCGACCACGCCTGGCGCGACCCGAACGTCGTCATCGTCATCGGCGGCCCCGTGACCTCCGGCGACACCGGCTGGATCGCGGGGCGCAACCCCGGCAGGAGCCCGCGCGGCTGGGCGCTGCCCGCGGTGGAGTACGGCGGAGAACTGCACGAGGGCGAGACGGACCGGGTGCGCGCCACCCAACTCGCCCGGCTGGGGCCGCGCGTGGGCGACCTGGTCTGGGACATCGGCTCGGGAAGCGGCGCCTTCGCCGCCGAGGCCGCGCGGTTCGGCGCGGCGGTCATCGCCGTCGACCAGGACGCGGACGCCTGCGGAAGGACAGCGGCGGCGGGTCGCAGGTTCGGTGTGCAACTGCACATCCTGCACGGCTCGGCCCCGCACATCCTCGAAGACCTCCCGGAACCCGATGTCGTACGCGTCGGAGGCGGCGGCGCCCCCGTCGTCTCCGCGGTCGCCGACCGCAGGCCCGAGCGCATCGTGGCGCACGCCGCCACGAGGGACGAGGCCGAACTCATCGGACGCGACCTCACCGAGCACGGCTACGCCGTGGAATGCGCCCTGCTCCAGTCCGTCGAACTCGACACACGGGCCTGGACGGAGCGGGAGAGAACGGTGGCTTTCGTACTGTCGGGACAGCTGCTCGATCGCGCCCCGTGA
- a CDS encoding GNAT family N-acetyltransferase, translated as MNPLFPDISISTERLVLRAFDEGDVEACTEMMNDEAVVAWTSAPQPFTEAAALEWITRRATAQRLEGRGIVLAVTEFLTQRIVGVVELTATDWRVRSAELSYVIAPWARGEGYASEAALAISHWLFNDQRFARIELRTAADNTAAQQVALQIGCLSEGVLRGAWIARVRGETGEWTESRTDLIVWSLLPEDLDGVFDMLAEAGGAHTLSDWG; from the coding sequence ATGAACCCCCTCTTCCCGGACATCTCCATCAGTACGGAGCGGCTGGTACTGCGCGCGTTCGACGAGGGGGACGTCGAGGCCTGCACCGAGATGATGAACGACGAGGCGGTCGTCGCCTGGACATCGGCGCCGCAGCCGTTCACCGAGGCCGCGGCCCTGGAGTGGATCACCCGCCGCGCCACGGCCCAGCGGCTGGAGGGGCGGGGCATCGTCCTCGCCGTCACCGAGTTCCTGACCCAGCGCATCGTCGGCGTCGTGGAACTCACCGCCACCGACTGGCGCGTACGGTCCGCCGAACTGTCGTACGTCATCGCCCCCTGGGCCCGCGGCGAGGGCTACGCCTCGGAGGCAGCCCTCGCCATCAGCCACTGGCTCTTCAACGACCAGCGGTTCGCCCGTATCGAACTGCGCACCGCCGCGGACAACACCGCCGCCCAGCAGGTCGCCCTCCAGATCGGCTGTCTCAGCGAAGGCGTCCTGCGCGGAGCCTGGATAGCGCGCGTCAGGGGCGAGACCGGCGAGTGGACGGAGAGCCGTACCGACCTCATCGTCTGGAGCCTCCTCCCTGAGGACCTGGACGGGGTGTTCGACATGCTCGCGGAGGCGGGCGGGGCCCACACGCTCTCCGACTGGGGCTGA